In the Arachis hypogaea cultivar Tifrunner chromosome 20, arahy.Tifrunner.gnm2.J5K5, whole genome shotgun sequence genome, attatatatccttgctattttcttcaaagataaataataataataaaatgagtaaacgTATATgcacaataaaattattttcttgattgTTTTTCTAAGAAGTACTGTACATAGTAtcatatacaaaatttttttattattattattattattttagaacttgGCACATAtagtaattttgaaattcataaacataaatattttattaaacattatttatatacatacatCACACTTGAAATTtaaatacattgaaaataaaacttaacaaaaaattttttacattatttgtTTACATGAGTACTTAACAAACCTACATATTGAACTTTTCCATCATTTATCAAATGGTCAATATTTCTTTCAAGAtcttcaaagaaatcagatacatcataatgagtgatGTAATTTTCAGCAGCATCATTTGAAAATTCGTCTCATTTTCTTTgttgtaatttttaaaagatggTTGATAAAGATTGATTAGGTGTCTTGAGATACGATAGGTACGCAactaatggccctttccaccacaacggaaatatttatcctctgttgatttattttgcctaTTGTTTCTTtatttatcccacttctggtgagaatgttttcttgtgaacataatttttcttccttccataatttttcttattgcCAAAATCTTGTCATTTACCTCTTCTAGAgttatgatttgccgcatttgctttAAGAAATGGGGTGGCACCacctgggcgcgcttcatgattttttaaaaagcaACTCATTATTGCGTTCATTAATAAGGCaagaaattaattcaaaatattttttaaatcttttttcttgatattgctactgcaggagcacattcgaggcatggaaggtcgagaaatttttttctaatatatcattatcaattatcttttccccacataattttattcatgaggtgattcgaaatattgctaaattatattcattttaaaaTCCTATAAACGCAAGTGTGTCCATTCAAACCAAGCTTGAGaaagtatcactatcttttgatgattatacattTTTTCAAGGTTTTTCTACAGATCTGCAgaatcttttaatgtgagatattcatttttcaatccttcgtcaaggtGATGATGAAGGAAGATCATGACTTTGGTTTTATCCTTCtatgatgcattattttcagtcttaatggtatctccaagatccattgaatcaagatggatttcagcatctagtatccatgataagtaGTTGTTTCTAGATATATCAGGAGcaataaattcaagatgagagagtttcgacataataaaaatttgttacataagtcttcctaaaatttgatcagagtctcgtactgataacgtgttataaaataaataaataaataaataaataaggaagagataataaaataaaaataacaaagtataaatagaagacactAATATTAATATTCACCAATACTATTATCTTATaatgataatatattaatattgtatTAGTAGTAtatgaagagagaaagagagaaaagtgcTTTTTATTTATATTGTTGTGTCTCGTCTAAGCTTctatttatatacatacataaggTTACTTTTTCAAACCCTATTAAGGTCCAATTTGGATAAACAGCTTAATTAAtctctttttgaaaaaataggttaaacaataaatatttatattaaaagtaacttataaataagttattttgtgtttagttttttagttttaaaagtgcttattttaagagaagaatgataaaaaactttttattatgagagaagtcattttttcaaacttttctATAAGCACTAAAATAGTTTTTTAGAAAGTtacaatttggttttaaaaattataccagacattaatactatacattttcataagttaaaagtaaaaaaaaaaaaataacttataaaccTACCCAAACAGACCTTAAATGTATTCTTGAGAATACTCAACTATCCATCATAAATAGATATCCACCTAATTATTTTTAtcacaataataattatttaatataaattaaaaatatgttgtttacttttagaggaaagaggaaaaaaaatgtGTGTGTGAGAGGAGCAAAATTTACTTTTACTCAAATATTTCAAGccaatttcttattattttttagttagacACATAACATAATTAGTTAATTcctcaattattttaattatcccaagagtcttaaattttattaatatgcaTGCATATTCTTTTGTTAAAACTAATACATttatccaaattaatttttataagtatttaatataaaatatttatattagtcTTTCCACATAAACAAATACAATTTATCtctagttaaaaaattatttgataactAAAATTTGATAGAGATTAAAGGCTATTtggttttaaataataaaaaaattgatcacTATTAGTatagttttagaaaataataaaaaatgatgtCCTTATAATTATAGAATCTCCATCCTTGTTCCAAAATCGCCGCCGCAGGCATGATCCCCCAAATCTAAATAAAACCAATTTAAGCATCATATCACAAATAAGTTGTTCAGTTCTAATCTTTCCTCAAAGTAGAAACGGAAACGGAAAACCCAATACTCCGTCGTTCAGTTCAAACGAATGATTGAATTCAATTCCGCTTCAATTCAGCTGCCATAGTTAAAGGTGTGACATTCAACTTTCTCTTTCTGTTATTGTTTCTTAGTATGCATAAATAGTGCAATGTTAAGTAAGTAGTCTTTATTGTTTTCTGCTGCATCAAACTAAGGTATAACACTCAATTGAATTCAACTAATCATGAGGTTGTTAATGCCAGTGCATTTGAAATGCAatcttgattttattttttttatctatgtcATATGAAATCATAATCTAATAAGACGCACCATTTTTTCCCTTTACTTTcattttcagcattctctctgcAGCTTCTAATGGCATCAACTGACCAATCACCGGCTTTGGAGATATTAGGTATCAACTACAATAGCTTTCTGATTTTTCTCAGCTATGTATGCTTGTTCATTCTTGCTTGCTGTTGTTATCAATTCCTTATTATATTTGttgtagttagtttttactactattactactactactttGCCTCGATCACAGTTCGAACACCCGAAGAGTTATCAATCTGGACTGGACCCCCATTTGCCAATGGTCAACCTGGTGTCAAGCTTGAGAAAGTTAGCTGCGTGAATGCGAAATTCAGCGATGATGGATCGAGACTCATGGTGACGAAATCCAACTCAGTGATTAGCATATATGACTGCAAGAGTGCCAAAGAGATTAGGTCTTTTGAAGTCCCAAACGTCACTTCTGCTATCCTGTCCCCTTGTGGAACCTTTTTGCAAACATTTCAAAAACCTTCGACACCACAAGAGAAGAATGTCATGCTGTGGAAAACGGAGAACGGTGATCCTGTTTATCAACACTCCCAAAAGAACCTGACAAAAACAACTTGGTATGTGTAATTCATGAATAATGAGAACAAGATAATTTGCCTGACCAATATTATTCTCCATTTTGGAGCTGATAATAATCGGGGCATCTGGCCAGGATTGATTAGATAGAATATAGACCAGTGAGCATGGGTAGAGGAATATCTAAAAAAGACTCTGAATGAAGAGGTCAGAAGAGATTTAAGTATGAAATACCTTACTTCAGCAAGGCACAATAGTGTTGTTTGATTTATGTAGCTGAACCCAACTAGTGGATTTTGTTGTAGTTGTTGTTGTCGGAGAAGTTAATAATTGGGAAATATGGCACGGTTTATTAATTCACTAATGTTCTGATAACATCTTGTGTTTAACTATCACCATGCTTGTTGTACAGGCCTGCTATTCAATTCAGCTCCAATGAGGCCACTGCATGCCGGATGGCAACTAATGAGGTGCAGTTTTTTGACACAAGGGATTTCTCTAAGGGGATCATTGATCGATTAAGAGTTCCTGGAGTTTCTGCCATTGAGCTTTCTAGTGCACCTGGGTCTCATGTAGCTGCATATGTGCCAGAATCCAAGGTTTGTGTCCCTCAATTCCATGCTGATCGagtagttttatttgttttttaaaaatgaatGTGACATTGGTATCATTGTCATTTTAGCATTCTGTCCAACTCAAAATTCTTGAAATAGTGTATTTTAGTTTGTTCTATATTCCTGGATAGGTTACTGAAAAAATTGAATCTGAGAATTATGTACTGTACATAACTCTTTGTTCCAATCAATGCTACTGATAAAAATTGAGGAGTGCTGGGGGTGCAGCaagttttgtaatttgtagccatcaattagctATCATTAGTGTTTTTAATGTTGTGAGATTACATCCAATGGTGTgggattactcacttttcttttgatggttaagtgcttgccagattttaataaaagtgctggtCCCCTAGACTTTCTCATAAAGATATTAATAATATTCATGTATTGTATATTTGATATTTATGGTGCTTAGTTGATTAAGTGGTTGGAGATAACTTAAATAAACTTATCGCAGAATAAACTAATGATTTGGTATTTGAAAgtaataagaattttaaaaaaaaaattcacaatgtttcATTTGTATTTTCccaattgaattttgaataataaTGTAACTCATTTTAGTTTAGTCTTGGGATTGAACGCACTGGGTGTACGAAATGACCAAATTGAAACCATTGAAATCATTCAATGGTtcaatttagaaaatcaaaaagtaGGTGGGAGATAAATTAAGAAGTGATGTATCTTTGATGGACTGAATAATTCTGCTTAGTGAACAGCATGAAATCATTTTGTCGAATATTGGTGGTATAACAAAAAAATGTTAATTGTTTTCTTGGTTTGTTACATATGTAGTCTCCTTTCTTTGCAAATATTAATAAGGGTTAAAACAAGGTTTTAGTACATGTTTACACCCTGTGAATAACTAAGATGTTTTTCAACTTGTAGGGAATTCCTGCCTGTGTACAAATATTTCCTAGTGGAAATGCTTCTCAAAGTCAAGCTGTTGCACGACGGAGTTTTTTCCGATGTTCAACAACCCAACTTAAATGGAATCATGGTTCTACTGGTCTTTTAGTGCTGGTGCAGTCAGATGTTGACAAAACTAACCAGAGTTACTATGGGGAATCAAAGTTATTCTATCTAACAATAGATGGAAAGCATGAAGGGCTTGTGCCTCTTTGTATGTTCTTATTGTTAGTAAAAGAactgataataattgattatataATTTCCATAGAGCTAACATTTCTTTATTTTGGCAGCTAAAGAGGGTCCGGTTCACGATGCTCAGTGGTCATATTCTGGCTTGGAATTTGCTGTAGTATATGGTTGTATCCTTTTCTATATGATATCTATTGTATGGAGGTAAACCAAGCACACTAAAGTTCCCATCACTTGATATTATTTGCATAAGATATTTTACTGAACCAAAATGGCTGGATGtttccttcataattttttatgcctAATGATCTGTGCATTTGAAAGATATTAGATATGATTATCTTGTATCGTCATTAATTTTATCAGCTTTGATGGTTCTTTATAGATCTCTCGAATCCTTCACTTTTCCTTAACCTTTTATAGTTATGCCTGCTAAAGCAACTTTGTTCGACAAGAAGTGCAATCCTCTGCTGGAGCTTGGAACCGGTCCTTATAACACCATTAGATGGAACCCGAAAGGGAAATGTATCCTTTGCTGATGGAATCTATTTTATATGCTCTTTCTCTATCTTTTATATGGCTAAAACTTAAAAGGCCCTTGTGGGTTGTGGGAATGAATTCGGAATTTGAAGTGGCTCATTACAAATTTCTACATTTAAATGTATCTGATTTTGTGGCCTTGACCTCTTGCCTGTAGTTTTATGTTTGGCTGGCTTTGGCAACTTGCCTGGTGATATGGTATGTTATCCTGAATAATTTAATCATTAtgatttctttttcctatatggtGGTAGAGATATGTTTTTGTTATCTATTACTAGTAtcctgctttctttttcttttccttttaaataaagaaaactaagTTAGGACTTTTAATCACTTTAAAGATAATAAATTGCTGATCTTTGTCTTATGTTGCTCTTTGGTACTGACTTAACTTTGTTGTTTAAATCATTGAAATAAATTTATACTTTTGCATGTATCTGTTGTAGTCCCATAGGATAGACGCTCAAAGATAACACATGCTTCTCGCCTGGATCTCATAtgtttttcatgcttatgttcCAGGTATTCTGGGATTACGCAGATAAGAAACAACTTGCAGCAACTAAGGCTGAATGGTCTGTGACAAGTGAATGGTCTCCAGATGGGCGCTATTTCATGACAGCGACAACAGCTCCAAGGCTCCAAGTTGACAATGGGTATGTTATATACTTAACTGTTAATGAGACCTTGCTGACGGGCTGACCTGGCCATTTAGCCCAACCTTTATAAATCGCGAAATAATGGGTTGACTCATTTCGCCCGATGGGTTATAAATAGGAACCTGGACCATGCCACAAACATATGATGTCATCTACATTGCTACTTTCACATGATCTTGTTTTAATCATGAGTGATTAATCTGAACATCATTTATGAGGTGATATTTCATTAACCTGAGCAATCGATGGTGAATGTTTTGGCGATTGTCATATCTTGGTTCTCACTTTATTGATGGTTAGTCTTGGAACATATTTATAGAAGAAAACATTTCTTACCTATctaattttttctctcttctttctaagGATCAAGATCTTTCACTACAATGGGTCACTGTACTTCAAAAAGATGTTTGACAAGTTGTTCCAGGTCAGTAGTATCTCAAACTTGTTATAGTTAAATGGTTCTTGTATTGCATTTTCACATATACCATTGAATTTTCTACAAATTGTACTAGGCTGACTGGAAACCGGAGCCAGCAGATAAGTTTGGTGACATCACCGAATTAATCAAGTCTCTCAATTTGGGTAAAGTCGAAGATAAAAAGCCATCAGGTTTGTCTGCTTATCGTTAGGACTTGAATTGGTTATTTAGTTATGTCTCAAGTTCTTTTGAAGATCACAGACTTTATTGCAGGTCCAGGACCAAAATCGTCTCAGGCTTCTAACAAACTCTCTTCTACGAACCCCCCTGCACAAAAGCCTGCCGCATATCGCCCACCACATGCCAAGAACGCTGCTGCAGTTCAGGCTGAGGTATACACAATATAGTTGCTCGGCTGTTGTTATTTCTgctttaaattgttaattgtgaGTATAATTTTTCATAGCATAACTTATGAACTATAAAGTATGCTAAAACTTGAAGAGTGGTCAAAATGATTCGATATGCTTTTATTTATGCATCTTCCCTTAAATTCTAGTtgagtttcatttttttttttttttgaagttaatGTCTCTAATAATGTCAAATGATTtgtattttcagttgcttggaatAGGAGAGAGCAGCCCTGCAGGGTAAGAGATTTTCTTTTACCTGCTTATTAGTTATTATGACTTATATTAAATGCAAAGTTTTTACTTATTCAGATCAATGAGCAAGAATGCATTAAGAaacaagaagaagagggagaagcaAAAGGAGAAAAAGGCTGCTTCGGATGCCAGTTCATAGTGATGTCAAAGATTGTTTCTAACTTATGCTGAGTTCATCCTCTACTACTGCAAGGAAATACCTGAAAACCCTGATGCTTCAGGTCTACAATTCCTAGCATCAAATCAATTGTACTATTAATACTTCTTTTGGAGGGAAAACTTGTGCAATTTTGGGTCGTTCAAGATTTTGAGATTATTGAAGTTGTGTAAGGGGATATTGTGGTTTCTTTGGTTTTCACTAGGATATATAGAGGGTAGGTGGTGTAAGTTTATTTTTGTTCATTTGGAATAGGATCCTTCttattctttccttttctttttttctcttttttccttcttttcccCGTGTTGAAAATGAATGAGCGATCAAAATGCATTAATGGAACAAGGTTAGAGGGTAAATGGTCAAATTCGCTTCTAAAAAATCACTAATTctctaaattagtttttaaaagatttttttattaaattcgtctttcaaagatttttaatttaattgcgttagtctttttatcatttttttttgttgatgtcGCCAAAATTTGTTAATGTGGAATGTTAAGTGATACTACAACACAGACATAGAAGTCTTAATTGATTATTAGCATaataagtttataaaattagataaaattaaaatctaattgaaaggagaacttaaagcattagaatttctcaatttggagttgatttgatttaatttcatagACTTATCATATTAAGTGCCAATTAAGATTACTAGGTGTGTTATGGTGTCATTTAAAGTGtcacattaataaattttgacgCCGTTAACATCGGAAGGACCAAAATaactaacttaaaatttttaaaaaatgaatttgattgaaaaaaatttttggaacctaatttaaaaaataaataaattattgaaaactaatttgactatttattCAAGGTTAATGTATGGCAACAAGACATGATATATTTATCATCACTTCTACTCAAACTAATTCTAAatccaaaagtaaaaaaatggTTAAAGAAAAAGCGTGAACATTGTTACGTGACCAAATATTTAACAATAAAATAGCAAGGTTTAATTATCATTCATCACATACGTCATGAGAAAAAACTCTTAGAACGCCTTCTTATAATTACTCCAAAAGATAACAAGGTTTTTaaccaaagaaaaaaagaaaaattcggcctttaatctttatttttgtattacttagtctttttattaatattttttttattaacgaaATATGTTTActgtttagatttttttttgttgttaccTTTTCATATATGTTGGCTAAATTTATTATGTAAGAATTGagaaatattagtaatttttaattttttttacttataaaaattaaatagaagatatatttttttaaaatctttttattgtttaaaaaagttgttaaaatattatattattaagatTATGTTAAGTTGTAGGTATactcaatttaaattaattatcataattcACAACTCATTATTATTAGAAGTgtatattctattttataatagataataaaaaaattgacataatattttatctaaaataGATACAataaatgagaatgattatgtcaATTAACCATGTAGATATaacatcaaaaattcaaatttcaacattttaaaataactaataacAAATAGATAAAACAGATAACAATTAGTAATGTCATTCTTATTAATATTGTATattctctatttaatttttataagtaaaaaaatataaaaaattacaaatatttctTAGTTCTTATTCAATAAATTTAGccaatgtatataaaaaaaataacaaaaaaaaaaaaaaaattttaaacggcCCTAATAATTATCTCAAAAGACAATGAGACTTCGAACAAAAAATCTGTCAATTCTAATTGACACTTAAAAGACAAATTAGTCAATTAACGTGCCACATAAATACATTCTATTAACTTAAGAGAGCGATTATTGATAGCGGAACAAATAAgtcttataaaattaaaaatcaaaatctgAAAAGGATACTTTTTTGCTAAAGGCCTTCGGAAAGTTGTTGGGCAAAATGGATAGGGAAATGCTAGTTGTACAATATTAATCAGCCTTCAGTCAGCCTTTAAtcagatttaaataatatttaattatttttttagtgtaacATGTTCCTATTTTGTAGATACATatctataattagattttaatttaaatttaaattttaaaactcacCCACTTTATTGGTGGTTATTATGACTTTGCTTTACTTTCGTAACTTCACGTAACAGATACAGTTTTTTAAATTCCTTATTCTACTGGACATTCACACGCATTAGTGAATCCCAAACTAAAAAGGACGCTGCCAGCTGAATTCTCCATCTCATCTTCATTGGTGAAGACTATCACCACCTTCCAGCTGAAGCACTCTCTCATTTTGCATTGGTGAAATGTATCATTATTTTTCACACATGTGTTTATgtaatttgttaagaaatatcatgttcaacatttttaattatattttaatttaaacataaaaacaCTTTGCTGATTTAATTGGAACAAGGttgatcttatttaattttattaataaagttgTTGTAAATAAAGTACTTTCTACATAAGTAATTtgaacaaagaagcaaaaaaaatatGGAGTTTAAGAGAGAAGATGTAGTTGATATAGTCATAAAAATTCTGTTGTTGTTTATCAATTATAACACATATGATAGTatgatattttattcaaaatatttttaaaacacatccaaaatcaggctaactttaaatatttaaattaaaacgttaataatacaattaatcttttgattttttattcgatcaaatgaatataatatttattatttaaattattagttaaatttttttcgatacttattagttttcaaaattattataatcaacaattaatttaaaattgtgttGTTATTTTTCGATTATAACACATCTGATAGATTTTTacgattttagatgtgttttaaaatattttgtatataatatcataCTATTAGATGTGTTATCATTGAAAAGTAACGAAAAAATCTaaccaataatttaaataataaatattagatgCATTTTATcgaatcaaaaatcaaaagattaattgtattatgtacgtttttatttaaaaactagaaTTTAACGATTTTGAAAACGTTTATATCTAAAAACTAGATTTTTAtcattttagatgtgttttaagaatattttgtatataatatcatactattagatgtgttataattgaaaaataaaaacacaattttttatGACTATATCAGCTACATCTTCTCTTGTAAACTCTAGATTACTTTTTGCTTCTTTACTCAAACTAATTAAGTACACGTCCTGAATCCTAATAATCCACGCTAATTACTTGTATAAGTTCTTATCTTTATTCTCATCCCAACAAATAGAtgtatttcttttaatttcagtgTAACCAGCCCATGCAACCAACCCAGCAAGTTAATTGACTATGAAAGTTATGCAACAAAAATAACATCTTTCGATCATTAACACACTACTAAATAGAACTTAATCATAATTTTCTTGCACCCGTCAGAGTTAATCCattctaaaaagtaaaaaatctttagaattttaaaagttaaattttaaattttgagtaatttaaattttagatgtgtatttaaattataaaatattattatattaaatatattaagtttaaaacaaaaatttaagatttaaattttaaatgttagtttgatttaatttgaattttaaatatgaatttaattcttaaagacactaaatctatttacaatttttaaatgtgttagttttttttttttttttttgaattactgTAAGAAAAGGCTAAAAATTGTACCATAtttaaaggatacctagttgAACCGAAATGGATATTCACTCCATTTGTCATGTTttgtatttatttgaattttttttttctaaaattaagaaGAAGACTTGAATCCAAAACCTCTAAGTGAGGATAGAAAAATTatatgtcatttaaattataattcgtTAGCTGTATTTATTTGCttgttaaattgttatttatatttttaatccaAGTCATTATATATATACTCGTTTTACTtgaaattataaatatacatttaATACATAAAATAGTGTTTGAAGTGTTGGATACATTCTTTAACAATCTCCATAGCGGGAaaccca is a window encoding:
- the LOC112783278 gene encoding eukaryotic translation initiation factor 2A — encoded protein: MASTDQSPALEILVRTPEELSIWTGPPFANGQPGVKLEKVSCVNAKFSDDGSRLMVTKSNSVISIYDCKSAKEIRSFEVPNVTSAILSPCGTFLQTFQKPSTPQEKNVMLWKTENGDPVYQHSQKNLTKTTWPAIQFSSNEATACRMATNEVQFFDTRDFSKGIIDRLRVPGVSAIELSSAPGSHVAAYVPESKGIPACVQIFPSGNASQSQAVARRSFFRCSTTQLKWNHGSTGLLVLVQSDVDKTNQSYYGESKLFYLTIDGKHEGLVPLSKEGPVHDAQWSYSGLEFAVVYGFMPAKATLFDKKCNPLLELGTGPYNTIRWNPKGKFLCLAGFGNLPGDMVFWDYADKKQLAATKAEWSVTSEWSPDGRYFMTATTAPRLQVDNGIKIFHYNGSLYFKKMFDKLFQADWKPEPADKFGDITELIKSLNLGKVEDKKPSGPGPKSSQASNKLSSTNPPAQKPAAYRPPHAKNAAAVQAELLGIGESSPAGSMSKNALRNKKKREKQKEKKAASDASS